The Quercus robur chromosome 7, dhQueRobu3.1, whole genome shotgun sequence genome has a segment encoding these proteins:
- the LOC126693697 gene encoding F-box protein At3g07870-like, protein MCSASASLPPIWGTLRRERPAFANGALHWIGLRNDNEQFVLVFDLGDEVFLQIMLPEPPSYTGRMVWTRVFVYGNSFAGFQRMVGSGQINIWVMKEYGVASSWTKFSHQCPSLGMLQPCPVGFRRNGEVVLENDRNDEVVLEDDGIGEVVLLIDRRGLISWNPDSQNVKNLEIDGFHKTFFGSYVESLVLLDKANKGLVTY, encoded by the coding sequence ATGTGTAGTGCTTCTGCTTCCCTGCCTCCTATATGGGGTACACTTCGTCGTGAGCGACCGGCATTTGCCAATGGGGCGCTGCATTGGATTGGTCTCAGAAATGATAACGAACAGTTTGTTTTGGTGTTCGATTTGGGGGACGAGGTCTTCCTCCAAATTATGCTGCCGGAACCTCCAAGTTATACAGGGAGGATGGTGTGGACTCGTGTTTTCGTGTATGGAAATTCCTTTGCTGGGTTTCAAAGGATGGTAGGGAGTGGTCAGATCAATATATGGGTGATGAAAGAGTACGGTGTTGCATCGTCGTggacaaaattttcacatcaaTGTCCAAGTCTGGGAATGCTCCAACCATGCCCAGTTGGCTTTAGGAGGAATGGTGAGGTTGTATTGGAAAACGACAGAAATGATGAGGTTGTATTGGAAGATGATGGAATTGGTGAGGTTGTATTGCTAATTGATAGAAGAGGGCTCATCTCGTGGAATCCAGATAGCCAAAATGTTAAGAATCTTGAAATTGATGGATTTCATAAGACTTTTTTTGGTTCTTATGTCGAGAGTCTAGTTTTGCTCGACAAAGCTAACAAAGGTTTAGTTACATACTGA
- the LOC126693695 gene encoding F-box protein CPR1-like isoform X1: protein MSDSNKSIRWGYLPDEILTHIFTFLPIKSIIICTSVSKTWKSLIQNPTFISTHLHHSHTKSQNLFLLLNISRNDREVYALHKEDDDPDFTEYTSFESPFHAPAPGFHEVVGTCNGLLCLSYSLPNHANEIFLWNPCVRKFLQLPSPNVTFDTHGKSCKSFGFGFDPKTNDYKVVRILSILRSCDDFGMSRSVVDVYSLSTGEWRMLSASASLPPTCAITSRGPPAFANGALHWIAVANDKKRFVLVFDLGDEVFRQILLPELPSYTGKMMWNHVSAYGNSIVGFQRGIGIGQINIWVMKEYGVASSWTKFSHQCPCLGMPSPYPVGFRRNGEVILLNIGFELVSWNPDSQNIKNLEINGYFGTFCGSYVESLFLFDKATKGVVTY, encoded by the coding sequence ATGTCAGACAGCAACAAGTCAATTCGGTGGGGGTATTTACCTGATGAGATTCTTACCCATATTTTCACTTTCCTACCTATCAAATCCATTATCATCTGTACCTCTGTCTCTAAAACCTGGAAATCCCTAATCCAAAACCCTACTTTCATTTCCACCCATCTCCACCACTCCCACACCAAAAGCCAAAACCTCTTCCTCCTCTTAAACATCTCACGGAATGACAGAGAAGTGTATGCATTGCATAAAGAAGACGATGATCCTGATTTCACTGAATACACCAGCTTTGAATCCCCTTTCCATGCTCCTGCTCCAGGCTTTCACGAAGTCGTCGGTACTTGTAACGGCCTGCTATGCCTCTCCTATAGTTTACCCAATCACGCTAACGAAATCTTTCTCTGGAACCCTTGTGTGAGAAAGTTTCTCCAACTCCCTTCTCCCAATGTCACCTTCGACACACATGGTAAGTCCTGCAAGtcttttgggtttggatttgatcCCAAAACTAATGATTATAAAGTGGTCAGGATTCTTTCCATACTGCGTAGTTGCGACGACTTTGGAATGTCTCGATCCGTGGTCGATGTTTACTCACTCTCCACTGGTGAATGGAGAATGCTTAGTGCTTCTGCTTCTCTGCCTCCTACATGCGCTATAACTAGTCGCGGGCCGCCGGCATTTGCCAATGGGGCACTGCATTGGATTGCTGTCGCAAATGATAAAAAACGGTTTGTTTTGGTGTTCGATTTGGGGGACGAGGTCTTCCGCCAAATTCTGCTGCCAGAACTTCCAAGTTATACAGGGAAGATGATGTGGAATCATGTTTCCGCATATGGAAATTCCATTGTTGGGTTTCAAAGAGGGATAGGGATTGGTCAGATCAATATATGGGTGATGAAAGAGTATGGTGTTGCATCGTCGTggacaaaattttcacatcaGTGTCCATGTCTGGGAATGCCCTCTCCATACCCAGTTGGCTTTAGGAGGAATGGTGAGGTTATATTGCTAAATATTGGATTTGAGCTCGTCTCGTGGAATCCAGATAGCCAAAATATTAAGAATCTTGAAATTAATGGATATTTTGGTACTTTTTGTGGTTCTTATGTCGAAAGTCTATTTTTGTTTGACAAAGCCACTAAAGGTGTAGTTACATACTGA